The genomic region GATTTTCACACAAAAGAAAAGCAAGATGTTGATGTAATTGTCATTAGGGCAATTAAAAAATAATTTCATTTTATAAAATTCTTATTTTTTTGGTAAAAAACAATACCTTTATATACTGGGTAGTACATATTTTATATTAATATATTCTCTGAGTATAAAAAAGTTGGTAGCATAATAAGAAGCTACAGATATTATAATTGATATAATATTTTGTAAATGTGTAAGTCTATTTAGTGATAGCTATATAAATGTAGGGTAATCTTTATATAGTTTGCATGCCAAATGTATTACTAATGTATAAAGATGAGCTATCTATATTTATTCCAAACTCATTTCTTTCTGAGTCTAAAGATCTTAAAATTCGTACTTATAAAGTAGGTATTTTAGGTAGAGCTTTAGCTATTTTTCAAGCAGATAATGTGGTTATTTATAATGATAATCATGATAAAAACGAAGATGGGAAAGAGGATGGAGCTTTTATTGCTGAAGTTTTAAATTATATGAATACTCCTCAATACTTGAGGAAAAAAGCATTTCCTATAAGACCAGAATTAAAGCATGTGGGAATTCTTCCACCGCTTAGGACTCCTCATCATCCTGTTAATAATCAACCTGACGTCGGTGATTATAGGCAAGGTTTTACTGTTAAAAGAAATAAGAAAGGAACTTATGTTGATATAGGTATGGATAAACTTGCATTCTGTAAAGAGCAACTTACTGTTAAAAGAATTTTTGACTTTAAGATTACTAAAATTGCTAAGAAAGAAGTAATAGTCACACCTGATAAACCAGATGACATTTACTGGGGATATAATG from Methanobrevibacter sp. harbors:
- a CDS encoding putative RNA uridine N3 methyltransferase, producing MYKDELSIFIPNSFLSESKDLKIRTYKVGILGRALAIFQADNVVIYNDNHDKNEDGKEDGAFIAEVLNYMNTPQYLRKKAFPIRPELKHVGILPPLRTPHHPVNNQPDVGDYRQGFTVKRNKKGTYVDIGMDKLAFCKEQLTVKRIFDFKITKIAKKEVIVTPDKPDDIYWGYNVISSNKSLKNSLKLIKPDLVVETTRYGDYIDSIFDELKH